Proteins from one Procambarus clarkii isolate CNS0578487 chromosome 72, FALCON_Pclarkii_2.0, whole genome shotgun sequence genomic window:
- the LOC123773582 gene encoding ATP-dependent RNA helicase DDX1-like: MKAALDLGTCKSGFGFGGTGKKSNCKQFDDYGESFGLRDVIGCYLNLDAMEMHYSKNGTDLGKAFTLRSEFKNAVFHPAVVLKNAEMSFNFGATEFKHPPKAGYVAVSQASKDCTVSSGVKGGGDKPQKLQNNAPHAVIIEPSRELAEQTLKQVQMFRKHLDNPVVRDLLVVGGIPVKEQIAALNAGVDIVCGTPGRLEDLINTGQLSLQSCKFFVLDEADGLLKQGHERLINNIYNSIPKITSEGKRLQMVVCSATIHSFQVKRMAERLMHFPTWVDLKGEDAVPETVHHVVVTIDPRTNSSWSNLRRHLQTDGVHVKDGVRPGNNTPETLSEAVKLLKGEYCIKAIDTHKMDQALIFCPTKLDCDNLERYFNQIDSKVVWTPNLVRQVKRAFRIVRRDEDGHNCV; the protein is encoded by the exons GCAGCATTAGATCTTGGAACATGTAAATCGGGATTTGGATTTGGAGGCACTGGAAAAAAGTCTAATTGCAAGCAGTTTGACGATTATGGTGAATCTTTTGGCCTCAGGGATGTCATTGGTTGCTATCTCAACCTGGATGCCATGGAGATGCATTACAGCAAAAATGGCACCGATTTAGGTAAAGCTTTCACATTACGAAGTGAATTCAAGAATGCTGTCTTCCATCCAGCTGTAGTTTTGAAG AATGCAGAGATGTCTTTCAATTTTGGTGCAACAGAGTTCAAGCACCCACCTAAAGCGGGATACGTAGCAGTGTCTCAGGCCAGCAAGGACTGTACTGTGAGCTCAGGTGTGAAGGGAGGTGGAGACAAGCCACAAAAGCTTCAGAACAATGCTCCACATGCTGTCATTATTGAG CCTTCAAGAGAACTCGCAGAACAGACCCTAAAACAGGTTCAAATGTTTCGTAAGCATCTAGATAATCCAGTGGTTCGTGACcttcttgttgttggtggtatacCCGTGAAGGAGCAAATAGCAGCACTCAATGCAGGTGTGGATATTGTTTGTGGTACTCCAGGACGCTTGGAAGATCTTATTAATACAGGACAACTCTCTCTCCAGTCTTGCAAATTCTTTGTGTTGGATGAGGCTGATGGACTTCTTAAACAG GGGCATGAGCGTCTCATCAATAACATCTACAACTCCATACCCAAAATCACATCTGAAGGCAAGAGACTCCAGATGGTGGTCTGTTCTGCCACCATACATTCCTTTCAAGTGAAGCGCATGGCA GAACGTTTGATGCACTTCCCGACCTGGGTAGATCTTAAAGGGGAAGATGCTGTGCCCGAGACTGTCCACCACGTTGTCGTAACCATTGATCCCAGAACGAATAGTAGCTGGAGCAATCTTCGTCGCCATCTGCAAACTGATGGCGTGCATGTTAAGGATGGCGTACGACCTGGGAACAATACACCTG AGACATTAAGTGAGGCGGTGAAGCTGCTGAAAGGAGAGTACTGCATTAAGGCTATTGACACACACAAAATGGATCAAGCACTAATATTCTGCCCCACTAAGTTGGATTGTGACAATTTAGAGCGCTATTTTAATCAAATTG